One segment of bacterium DNA contains the following:
- a CDS encoding S9 family peptidase: MRRNLVLILILTLVLAAVGLPRLIPRDVLFGNPEKFSPRLSPDGTQMTYIAPYEGVLNVWLKTVGAEDDRPLTRDAGRGISSHYWAKNGEYVLYLQDDDGDENYHVYRVSVATGEVTDLTPFEGARCQISQITYDRPDEVVLSTNRRNPEVFDYYTLNVVTGEITLLQENPGDVLYYDLDWNLRPRAYSQPTPEGGEDFYVRRTADSDWERIFTWEYGDTDSFSIYFTPDNRGLYLADSRDSNTLRLVELDLATGATKVLAEDPDYDIHHGHGDSSFLFDPVTHELQAVAFYRDKLEWEPLTEDVRGDIEFLNGAFDDADYYFSDRSRDDRTWLVTVYDDDRSSAAYVYHRDGRSLEKMFDIRPEINDYTLAPMIPIAYTARDGQVIHGYLTLPPGVLPRDLPLVLDVHGGPWARDMWGYQGEVQWLANRGYAVLQVNYRGSSGFGKAFLHLGDKEWGGKMQDDLTDAVEWAVGSRLADPERVAVYGWSYGGYAALAGATFTPDLYACAVSGIGPANLVTFIETVPPYWRVGQENFFRRVGNPETERGFLESRSPINFVDRIKIPMFLIYGAHDPRVKLSEGEQISAALEAAGISFEYVVYPDEGHGLARPENRLDAYRRVERFLADNLGGRFEE, encoded by the coding sequence ATGAGGCGGAATCTCGTCCTTATTCTCATTTTGACCCTCGTCCTCGCCGCAGTCGGCCTGCCCCGCCTGATCCCCCGCGACGTCCTCTTCGGCAACCCGGAGAAGTTCTCGCCCAGGCTGTCGCCCGACGGGACTCAGATGACCTACATCGCCCCCTACGAAGGTGTGCTGAACGTCTGGCTCAAAACCGTGGGCGCCGAAGACGACCGCCCCCTCACCCGGGACGCGGGACGGGGGATTTCCAGCCACTACTGGGCCAAGAACGGCGAGTACGTCCTCTACCTCCAGGACGACGATGGCGACGAGAATTACCACGTGTACCGGGTCAGCGTCGCCACCGGGGAGGTGACGGACCTCACCCCCTTCGAGGGCGCGCGCTGCCAGATTTCGCAAATCACCTACGACCGCCCCGACGAGGTGGTCCTCTCCACGAATCGGCGCAACCCCGAGGTCTTCGACTACTACACCCTGAACGTGGTCACCGGGGAAATCACCCTCTTGCAGGAAAATCCCGGCGACGTGCTGTACTACGACCTGGATTGGAACCTGCGGCCCCGGGCGTACTCCCAGCCGACCCCCGAGGGCGGCGAGGACTTCTACGTCCGCCGGACCGCGGATTCCGACTGGGAGCGCATCTTCACCTGGGAATACGGGGACACGGATTCTTTCTCCATCTACTTCACCCCGGACAACCGGGGGCTCTACCTGGCCGACTCCCGGGACTCGAACACGCTGCGCCTCGTGGAGCTGGACCTCGCCACGGGCGCGACGAAGGTCCTCGCCGAGGACCCGGACTACGACATCCACCACGGCCACGGCGATTCGAGCTTCCTCTTCGACCCCGTGACCCACGAGCTGCAGGCGGTGGCCTTCTACCGCGACAAGCTGGAGTGGGAGCCGCTGACGGAGGACGTCCGGGGGGACATCGAGTTTCTCAACGGCGCCTTCGACGACGCCGATTACTACTTCTCCGACCGCTCCCGCGACGACCGGACGTGGCTCGTGACGGTCTACGACGATGACCGCTCCTCGGCGGCCTACGTTTACCACCGCGACGGCCGGAGCCTGGAGAAGATGTTCGACATCCGGCCCGAGATCAACGACTACACCCTGGCCCCGATGATTCCCATCGCCTACACGGCCCGCGACGGCCAGGTCATCCACGGGTACCTGACCCTACCGCCCGGGGTACTGCCCCGGGACCTGCCCCTGGTCCTCGACGTGCACGGCGGCCCCTGGGCCCGGGACATGTGGGGCTACCAGGGCGAGGTCCAATGGCTGGCCAATCGCGGCTACGCCGTGCTGCAGGTGAACTACCGCGGGAGCTCCGGCTTCGGCAAGGCGTTTTTGCACCTGGGCGACAAGGAGTGGGGCGGTAAAATGCAGGACGACCTCACCGACGCGGTGGAGTGGGCCGTGGGCTCACGGCTCGCCGACCCGGAACGGGTCGCCGTCTACGGCTGGAGCTACGGCGGCTACGCGGCCTTGGCCGGGGCGACCTTCACCCCGGACCTCTACGCCTGCGCCGTGTCGGGCATCGGTCCGGCGAACCTGGTGACGTTCATCGAGACTGTGCCGCCCTACTGGCGCGTGGGTCAGGAGAACTTCTTCCGGCGCGTGGGGAACCCGGAGACCGAGCGCGGGTTTCTCGAAAGCCGCAGCCCGATCAACTTCGTGGACCGGATAAAGATACCCATGTTTCTGATTTACGGCGCCCACGACCCGCGGGTGAAGCTCTCCGAGGGTGAGCAGATTTCGGCGGCCCTGGAGGCAGCGGGGATTTCCTTCGAGTACGTCGTCTACCCCGACGAGGGCCACGGCCTGGCCCGGCCGGAGAACCGCCTGGACGCTTACCGGCGCGTCGAGCGCTTCCTCGCCGACAACCTGGGCGGCCGTTTCGAGGAATAA
- a CDS encoding metalloregulator ArsR/SmtB family transcription factor, with the protein MPPEPNPSEVFRILGARRRLAIIRILRHHGPAGANKIAEILGITPAAASQHLKALRHAGLVLAERHGYHIPYSLNEETLHECCSEVNRACGMHNGIPEEPGDDLEALLLYKAGLERKLRLIMERIEELRR; encoded by the coding sequence ATGCCCCCCGAACCGAATCCCAGCGAGGTCTTCCGCATCCTCGGCGCCCGGCGCAGGCTGGCCATAATCCGCATCCTCCGTCATCACGGGCCCGCCGGGGCCAACAAAATCGCGGAGATTCTGGGCATCACCCCCGCGGCGGCCTCGCAGCACCTCAAGGCCCTGCGGCACGCGGGGCTGGTCCTGGCCGAGCGCCACGGATACCACATCCCCTACAGCCTCAACGAGGAAACCCTGCACGAGTGCTGCAGCGAGGTCAACCGGGCCTGCGGGATGCACAACGGCATCCCCGAGGAGCCGGGGGACGACCTGGAGGCGCTCCTGCTCTACAAGGCGGGGCTGGAGAGGAAACTGCGGCTCATCATGGAGAGGATCGAGGAGCTGCGGCGGTAG
- a CDS encoding carbohydrate binding family 9 domain-containing protein, which translates to MRTLVIIATLLSAAASAVPEIAAVRVEEGPELDGLFDDPCWSAARWHEGFVQRDPDPGAPSTEMTRVAFVYDSMTLYVAFDCRDSDPAGLQSHLARRDSGITADDNVDVYFSPTGDGRLLYYFSTNPAGVKLDQLYTNRAQWATGQWDGHWDVATAQTAYGWSAEFAVPFANFQFDASAGNDWIFNAGRVVRRKHEETYLAEVPYTANMFYTEYGARLTGIEGVSQSLGLELVPYVKGDYRNYPELTGEDRDQLKPLAGLVLDFDVSRNLNLAATAFPDFAEIDLDPDQYVVGRDQVYVAETRPFFLENSNFFAASYFTMFYSRRIGKRLYDSNGLYEDSDIIGGGRLTGKADRLGYGAFYAHTDEAVTDLAAEPASDWGVARLTYDVTPGGYVGLIGSGRLAQGVETPDGTALPAYDYAAYAADFDLYFGETGEWNVKGMGVADYDSRNPGGTIEDQHAAGFEVDYTGEVVDTSLDYDQFTENFNLDETGYMWTSGLSLRHFNYHLRFRFNFGSEAALRSFWVTGYANVHRDWDWEPAMDQFEIELSSMLQSGWLMGLGGSYGHDWLLDPENPVEYYYGYYWVNTPWSGMFTGNAFAGYGSMPDYTTGAVGDLLMGSLEGSFRPVSALQLTGSVEYYDWTFPADATDYWGGPVEDYDIVIWLGSLNYLFTRELYLRLFAQGSTQNDLYAFRGLVGWEYLPDSNIYLAYEQWRDDTGGDFRMVNQGVFLKAEYYLQF; encoded by the coding sequence ATGAGAACGTTAGTCATCATTGCAACGCTCCTGTCCGCCGCCGCCTCGGCCGTCCCCGAAATCGCCGCGGTGCGGGTGGAAGAGGGTCCGGAGCTCGACGGGCTTTTCGACGACCCATGCTGGAGCGCGGCCCGGTGGCACGAGGGCTTCGTCCAGCGCGACCCCGACCCCGGCGCGCCCTCCACGGAGATGACGCGCGTGGCCTTCGTATACGACTCGATGACCCTCTACGTCGCCTTCGACTGCCGCGACTCCGACCCTGCGGGATTGCAGAGCCACCTGGCGCGTCGAGACTCAGGGATAACCGCGGACGACAACGTGGACGTCTATTTCTCGCCCACCGGCGACGGGCGGCTCCTGTACTACTTCAGCACCAACCCCGCCGGCGTGAAGCTGGACCAGCTCTACACCAACCGCGCCCAGTGGGCCACGGGGCAGTGGGACGGACACTGGGACGTGGCCACGGCGCAGACCGCCTACGGCTGGAGCGCCGAGTTCGCCGTGCCCTTCGCCAACTTCCAGTTCGACGCGTCCGCGGGGAACGACTGGATTTTCAACGCCGGCCGCGTCGTCCGCCGCAAGCACGAGGAGACCTACCTGGCCGAGGTGCCCTACACCGCCAACATGTTCTACACGGAGTACGGCGCCCGGCTGACCGGCATCGAGGGCGTGAGCCAGAGCCTGGGTCTGGAGCTCGTGCCCTATGTCAAGGGCGATTACCGCAACTACCCGGAGCTTACCGGTGAGGACCGCGACCAGCTCAAGCCACTGGCCGGCCTCGTGCTGGACTTCGACGTGAGCCGCAACCTGAACCTGGCGGCCACGGCCTTCCCCGACTTCGCCGAGATAGACCTGGACCCGGACCAGTACGTAGTCGGCCGGGATCAGGTGTACGTCGCCGAGACGCGCCCCTTCTTCCTGGAGAACTCCAACTTCTTCGCCGCCTCGTACTTCACCATGTTCTACTCCCGGCGCATCGGCAAACGGCTCTACGACTCCAACGGCCTGTACGAGGACTCGGACATCATAGGCGGCGGACGGCTGACCGGCAAGGCGGACCGCTTAGGCTACGGCGCCTTCTACGCCCACACAGACGAGGCGGTCACCGACCTGGCCGCCGAACCGGCGAGCGACTGGGGCGTGGCCCGGCTGACCTACGACGTCACCCCGGGCGGCTACGTGGGACTGATCGGCTCCGGGCGCCTGGCCCAGGGCGTGGAAACGCCGGACGGGACGGCGCTGCCGGCCTACGACTACGCGGCCTACGCGGCGGACTTCGATCTCTACTTCGGCGAGACCGGGGAGTGGAACGTGAAGGGCATGGGGGTGGCGGACTACGACTCGCGCAACCCCGGGGGGACGATCGAGGACCAGCACGCCGCCGGTTTCGAGGTGGACTACACCGGCGAGGTCGTGGACACCAGCCTGGATTACGACCAGTTTACGGAAAACTTCAACCTGGACGAGACCGGGTACATGTGGACCAGCGGGCTTTCGCTCCGCCACTTCAACTACCACCTGCGGTTCCGCTTCAACTTCGGCTCCGAGGCGGCGCTCCGCAGCTTCTGGGTCACCGGTTACGCCAACGTCCACCGCGACTGGGACTGGGAGCCGGCGATGGACCAGTTCGAGATCGAGCTCTCCAGCATGCTCCAGAGCGGCTGGCTCATGGGCCTGGGCGGGAGTTACGGCCACGACTGGCTCCTGGACCCTGAAAACCCCGTGGAGTACTACTACGGGTACTACTGGGTCAACACCCCCTGGTCCGGGATGTTCACCGGCAACGCCTTCGCCGGCTACGGCAGCATGCCCGACTACACCACCGGCGCCGTGGGCGACCTGCTCATGGGCAGCCTGGAGGGCTCCTTCCGCCCCGTCTCCGCCTTGCAACTGACTGGTAGTGTCGAGTACTACGACTGGACTTTCCCCGCCGACGCCACGGATTACTGGGGGGGGCCGGTCGAGGACTACGACATCGTCATCTGGCTGGGGTCGCTGAACTACCTCTTCACCCGGGAGCTGTACCTGCGCCTGTTCGCCCAGGGCTCGACCCAGAACGACCTGTACGCCTTCCGCGGCCTCGTGGGCTGGGAGTACCTGCCCGACTCGAACATCTACCTGGCCTACGAGCAGTGGCGCGACGACACCGGGGGGGACTTCCGGATGGTCAACCAGGGGGTCTTCCTCAAGGCCGAGTATTACCTGCAGTTCTGA
- a CDS encoding SH3 domain-containing protein → MKRLTLLMLVLGCLPALADSGSYGSEYPGPQPFNPLENVTEHPDVVMADEEVRISLGQGGAWVYADFTFRNEGPAQTVQMYFPLESSSGMGMINEDEYGGEPEVTTVEKITTSDYSFSVSVNGIKLGEQILREETIQFVSEESEPGFYYTQEHSNTYALYEVSFAAGETLILDVYYWQEYGAPKHASWREMFYPVYTGGSWKGPIGHGTIEVDTLEGFDWHGRWQFQSVGLPPAREERDEDNREEGKLLWEFSNLEPGPGAGARVMMTGYAEPWGIVLSSGGINFRTLPDPTADKISAHPLLEEGEFFTIFERQGDWWRVEDEEGNSGWLRWRYVDSDTGIENIYAAVSPGKNRYHALESGA, encoded by the coding sequence ATGAAACGGCTGACGTTATTGATGTTGGTGCTTGGCTGTCTGCCTGCGCTGGCAGACTCCGGTTCGTACGGGAGTGAATATCCCGGCCCCCAACCGTTCAATCCCCTCGAAAACGTTACGGAGCACCCCGATGTGGTGATGGCCGACGAGGAGGTGCGCATCTCACTCGGTCAGGGCGGCGCCTGGGTATACGCGGATTTCACCTTCCGCAACGAGGGGCCGGCCCAGACCGTGCAGATGTACTTCCCCCTGGAAAGCTCTAGTGGGATGGGTATGATAAACGAGGATGAGTATGGCGGAGAACCGGAAGTAACGACAGTCGAGAAAATTACTACCAGCGACTACAGCTTCTCTGTAAGCGTCAACGGGATAAAGCTGGGGGAACAAATACTCAGGGAAGAAACCATACAATTTGTTAGTGAAGAGTCTGAACCAGGTTTTTATTATACACAAGAACACTCTAACACCTACGCCCTCTACGAGGTGTCCTTCGCCGCCGGGGAAACCCTGATTCTCGACGTTTACTATTGGCAGGAATACGGCGCTCCCAAGCACGCCAGTTGGCGGGAGATGTTCTATCCGGTCTACACCGGCGGTTCCTGGAAGGGGCCGATCGGCCACGGAACCATCGAGGTTGACACCTTGGAAGGTTTCGACTGGCACGGACGCTGGCAGTTCCAATCCGTCGGGTTGCCCCCGGCCCGTGAGGAACGCGATGAAGATAATCGAGAAGAAGGCAAGCTCCTCTGGGAGTTCAGTAATCTGGAGCCTGGGCCGGGCGCCGGGGCGCGGGTGATGATGACCGGCTACGCCGAACCCTGGGGGATTGTGCTGTCCTCCGGCGGGATCAACTTCCGCACCCTTCCCGATCCCACGGCTGATAAAATCTCCGCCCATCCCCTCCTTGAGGAGGGCGAGTTCTTTACAATCTTCGAGCGACAGGGCGACTGGTGGCGCGTTGAGGACGAAGAAGGTAACTCCGGCTGGCTGCGCTGGCGCTACGTTGACTCTGATACGGGCATAGAGAATATCTACGCCGCCGTTTCCCCGGGCAAGAACAGATACCACGCCCTGGAATCGGGGGCCTGA
- a CDS encoding N-acetylmuramoyl-L-alanine amidase, translating into MRRFALALLLFVISASPAAEVLSLNAAPAGTGAWVSLGLDGPLPDGGPAAVPVFTDGAWRWEIPGLTLERTLSVGRRWPLLGVALEPGPDGATLTAELDGEGWGVCVLVTDDPPALGLRFDSPHSVPAAPSIEDARVRLIVLDPGHGGPRWTGAGGPRTGVFEKDLVLDIAGRVRAMLEEELDVEIVLTRTGDYPVGLRERVRTANEMGADLFLSLHLNGGPSERRGPEMYYADHHRPDTPWSPEGGARFALPLTGELPFPARLEAARLLARLTFEELTAPSAGVARSLLEAHVGLLGLPDRGAWPASFFVLVEARMPAVLVESCYLSNAEQEALLSDPAYRQRVARAIADGTAAWVRENDLVPESRHSLAQGD; encoded by the coding sequence TTGAGACGGTTCGCCCTCGCCCTGCTTTTATTCGTCATCTCGGCGTCGCCGGCCGCGGAGGTCCTCTCCCTGAACGCCGCGCCCGCCGGGACTGGGGCCTGGGTGTCCCTCGGTCTGGACGGGCCGCTTCCCGACGGCGGCCCCGCTGCCGTGCCGGTTTTCACCGACGGGGCCTGGCGCTGGGAGATTCCCGGCCTGACGCTGGAGCGTACCCTCTCGGTGGGGCGACGCTGGCCCCTGCTCGGCGTCGCGCTCGAGCCCGGGCCGGACGGCGCGACACTCACCGCGGAGCTGGACGGCGAGGGGTGGGGCGTCTGTGTCCTGGTGACCGACGACCCCCCCGCCCTCGGTCTGCGTTTCGACTCGCCCCATTCGGTTCCGGCGGCACCCTCCATCGAAGATGCGCGTGTCCGCCTGATCGTCCTCGACCCCGGCCACGGCGGTCCCCGGTGGACGGGGGCCGGCGGCCCCAGGACCGGCGTCTTCGAGAAGGACCTGGTGCTGGACATCGCCGGCAGGGTGCGGGCGATGCTGGAGGAGGAGCTGGACGTAGAGATCGTGCTGACACGGACGGGCGATTATCCCGTGGGGCTTCGGGAGCGCGTCCGCACCGCCAACGAGATGGGCGCCGACCTCTTCCTCTCCCTCCACTTGAACGGCGGCCCATCGGAGCGGCGCGGGCCCGAGATGTACTACGCCGACCACCACCGCCCGGACACCCCCTGGTCGCCCGAGGGCGGCGCGAGGTTCGCCCTGCCCCTCACCGGGGAGCTGCCGTTCCCGGCGCGGTTGGAGGCGGCCCGGCTTCTCGCCCGGCTGACCTTCGAGGAGCTGACCGCGCCCTCGGCGGGTGTGGCCCGGAGCCTCCTGGAAGCCCACGTCGGCTTGCTCGGCCTGCCCGACCGCGGCGCTTGGCCGGCGTCCTTCTTCGTCCTGGTGGAGGCGCGGATGCCGGCGGTGCTCGTCGAGTCGTGCTACCTCTCCAACGCCGAGCAGGAGGCGCTCCTCTCGGACCCCGCCTACCGGCAGCGTGTGGCCCGGGCCATCGCGGACGGGACCGCCGCCTGGGTGCGGGAAAATGATCTCGTACCGGAGTCCCGGCACTCCCTCGCGCAAGGGGATTAG
- a CDS encoding N-acetylmuramoyl-L-alanine amidase — translation MRGFAFGHRFSLRAQKPCGRRYALSAVTLLLLLLPAAPVWANRAQSLNLGTTDAGTWVSVGLESEAEFSLTADGNTLKVRITGAAPSATLTRPGRGAVTEAKVVADGKDALLILQLVSGSYTYRAYAKRNPFQVCVDVTPKGGVSDTADFTRPPGEIKLIVLDPGHGGPRYTGTATYDERVSEKYAVYEQAKILKKLLEDKLGVEVVLTRTGDYEVGLKGRCLMANEIGADLFVSLHLNGGSSSASGTETFYLISGQTTTTRAAAMLENADFQSDPDLDRVTKSALEFILSDAYQTLVLEESARLANCVHAELLGELGLKDRGVKQDNFAVLRGTHMPAILVESYFMTAKREADLYTNSEGYRRVAEAIYRGIAAYVEDYDERME, via the coding sequence TTGCGCGGGTTCGCCTTCGGTCACAGATTTTCCCTTCGGGCGCAGAAACCCTGCGGGCGCAGATATGCCCTCAGTGCCGTAACACTTCTCCTGCTCCTCCTTCCGGCGGCGCCGGTGTGGGCCAACCGGGCCCAAAGCCTGAACCTGGGCACCACCGACGCGGGGACCTGGGTCTCGGTGGGCCTGGAGTCGGAGGCCGAGTTCTCCCTCACCGCCGATGGAAACACCCTCAAGGTGCGGATCACGGGGGCCGCGCCGTCCGCCACGCTCACCCGTCCGGGCAGGGGCGCCGTGACCGAGGCCAAGGTCGTCGCCGACGGTAAAGACGCCCTTTTAATCCTCCAGCTAGTCTCCGGCTCCTACACCTACCGCGCCTACGCAAAGCGCAACCCCTTCCAGGTCTGCGTGGACGTCACCCCCAAGGGCGGCGTCTCCGACACGGCCGACTTCACCCGACCCCCGGGGGAGATAAAGCTGATAGTGCTCGACCCGGGTCACGGCGGCCCGCGCTACACCGGCACCGCCACCTACGACGAGCGCGTTTCGGAGAAGTACGCCGTCTACGAGCAGGCCAAGATTTTAAAGAAGCTGCTGGAGGACAAACTGGGGGTGGAGGTGGTCCTGACCCGCACCGGGGACTACGAGGTGGGCCTCAAGGGGCGCTGCCTGATGGCCAACGAGATCGGGGCCGACCTTTTCGTCAGCCTGCACCTGAACGGGGGGTCCTCGTCGGCCAGCGGGACCGAGACCTTCTATCTGATCAGCGGCCAGACGACCACGACCCGGGCGGCCGCCATGCTGGAGAACGCCGACTTCCAGTCCGACCCCGACCTGGACCGGGTGACCAAGAGCGCCCTGGAGTTCATCCTCTCCGACGCGTACCAGACCCTCGTCCTCGAGGAGTCGGCCCGGCTGGCCAACTGCGTCCACGCCGAGCTCCTCGGCGAGCTGGGCCTGAAGGACCGCGGGGTGAAGCAGGACAACTTCGCCGTTCTGCGCGGGACGCACATGCCGGCCATCCTCGTCGAGAGCTACTTCATGACCGCGAAGCGCGAGGCGGACCTCTACACAAATTCGGAGGGCTACCGGCGGGTGGCCGAGGCTATTTACCGGGGGATTGCCGCCTACGTCGAGGACTACGACGAGCGGATGGAGTAG